The stretch of DNA GACTGATTTTTATCATTTTTTGACGTCTTTTTAGTATTTTCCGTAACTCCTAACGTGCATTTTTATTGGCTTTGAGTGGATTTTCTTTCCTTTTTTTCATTTCTTATAATGGCAGGAATTTTTTCTACAAACTTATTTTACCACATTTTTCTCTTTTTTCAAAATCTTTTTGGATATTTTTTCAAAAAAATGAGAACCAGTAATTAAAGCTCTCATTTTCGTACGTTTCCAAACTTAAATCAAATCATCTGCATTCACTTCTTCATCAAACTTAAAGTCATCATCATGCAAATGCACCACTTCCAACGCCTTTTCATAATTCGTAGATTTTTTCGAGAAGAAATCGTGCTGTGTTGTTTCCACATTTAAACCATTTAACACAATTGGATTTACATTCTTCACTTCAAATTCTTCTTCAAATCCTAGATTCATCAAGGCTTTGTTCGCATTGTAACGGATGTACTCCTTCACATCGCCCGTAAGCCCAATATCCCCATAAATTTCATCAGTATATCTTGCTTCATTTTCGTACAAGTCGTACATCAATTTTTTCAGTTCAGCCCTCATATCAGCTTTTTCCTCTTCGCTGAAAGAATTGTATAATTCTTGGAACAATAATCCGACAAAAACTCCGTGAATCGACTCATCAGCTATGATTTTCTTGATTATATCGCAACTTGCAACCATTTCTCCCTGTCCTGCAAGCCAAAGCGGTAAAAAGAAGCCGCTGTAAAACAAATATGTTTCCAAATAAACCGAAGCCGCCAGAGCCATCGCTATTTCCCTTTTTGAAGCCTCAGGATTATTCATTTTCTGATAATATCCATCAATTTTATTGGCTTTATACTGCAAATGCGGATTTTCCTGAACCCATCTGAATGTTTCGTTAATCTCCCTTGTAGACGCAACTGTTGTAAATATTGTCGAATAAGACTTCGCATGAATCGTTTCCATCATACACATATATGAAAGTACCGAACGATTTTGCAATGACTCAATATGATCAATAATCTTCGGCATCCCCGTATGACTCTGCAACGTATCCAAAAGCGTTAATCCTCCCAACACGTGCAAATACGCCAATTTCATCGCAGGCTCAAGCGAATTCCAGCTATCAATATCCTTTGACGGAATATACTCCGTATCAATCCAAAACTGCTTCAAATTCTGCTCCCAAAACATCTCCACATAATCATTTTCTGGTGTGTTCCAGTTTACTGCCTCATATATTTTTTTCTCCATTTTTTTGTTTTCCTTTCTTGATAAAATTGTTTTACCAATTTATATTATTTCAATCAACTCCCATATTTTATATAAAATTTAGAATAGTTCACTATGACTACCTGATGCTAATAAAATCAATATTAATTTATCTTCAACTATCTCGTAGATTAATAACCAATCTGGAGTTATATGACATTCTCTTGCCCCATCATAATTATTGACTAATTTATGATCCTTGTTTTTAGGAGGAAGTTTTTCTCCTTTTGCTAATATTGAGATTATACTTTCTAATAATTTTAAATCTTTTTTCTGTTTTTTTAGATTTTTTAAATGTTTTTTAAATTTCCCAGTAAGAATAATAGAATATTTATACTCTTCTTTTTTACCCTTCATAATCTTCTCCCAAGACATCTTTAAACATTTCTTCTGGACTACTGTAGGATTTATAATTTGAAGGATTTTTCTTAATTTGTTTAACTTCTTCAAATGCTTGAGCCAATTCTGAATTTTCAGGTAAAGAATTTATATAAAATGGTATGCCTTTTTCTCTTATAGCCTGTTTTAAAAATATATTAATTGCTGTACTAAGGCTTAATCCTAAATCTTTAAATAATTTCTGTGCTTCTTTTTTAGTTTCCTCATCTATCTTTATACTTGTATTAACTGTTGCCATAAAATATCACTTCCTTTTATATATTATACATACAAAGTATATCTTTTGTCAATCAAATTAGTTTATCGTAATGTCTATTTATGCCAATCTTTTGGAAAATCCATTTTATATAAAATATCATTTATATCAATATCTTTTAGTTTAAGTTCAAGTAAACTTAATAAT from Leptotrichia trevisanii DSM 22070 encodes:
- the nrdF gene encoding class 1b ribonucleoside-diphosphate reductase subunit beta — encoded protein: MEKKIYEAVNWNTPENDYVEMFWEQNLKQFWIDTEYIPSKDIDSWNSLEPAMKLAYLHVLGGLTLLDTLQSHTGMPKIIDHIESLQNRSVLSYMCMMETIHAKSYSTIFTTVASTREINETFRWVQENPHLQYKANKIDGYYQKMNNPEASKREIAMALAASVYLETYLFYSGFFLPLWLAGQGEMVASCDIIKKIIADESIHGVFVGLLFQELYNSFSEEEKADMRAELKKLMYDLYENEARYTDEIYGDIGLTGDVKEYIRYNANKALMNLGFEEEFEVKNVNPIVLNGLNVETTQHDFFSKKSTNYEKALEVVHLHDDDFKFDEEVNADDLI
- a CDS encoding type II toxin-antitoxin system YafQ family toxin — protein: MKGKKEEYKYSIILTGKFKKHLKNLKKQKKDLKLLESIISILAKGEKLPPKNKDHKLVNNYDGARECHITPDWLLIYEIVEDKLILILLASGSHSELF
- a CDS encoding type II toxin-antitoxin system RelB/DinJ family antitoxin — encoded protein: MATVNTSIKIDEETKKEAQKLFKDLGLSLSTAINIFLKQAIREKGIPFYINSLPENSELAQAFEEVKQIKKNPSNYKSYSSPEEMFKDVLGEDYEG